The DNA region GCATATTGGCTATGCTCCCCCTGATAGTGGGGATTGTTCTGGTAGCGCAAGCCTACAACAACTTCTTCGGGCATTGACCACAATGACATCAGGGCACTGGCCAGTTGCTCGCGGGTAATGCCGAGCAGGTGACGCTCAATCGCATTGTGCCCAACGTGGGGGTTGGCATCGGCAAACTGGCAATAGCTGTGGTAGTAGGGAGGGAAAACTTCCGACAGGATCAGGTAGCCAAAGTTATGCAACAGGCCACAGAGGTAAGCCATCCCGAAACTGGGTCGATGATCGCGTGGAATGGCAGTTACCAGTCCCTCAATGGTCGCTGCCATATAAACCGCCTGCTGCCAGTAGGGCATAACCCCATGAGGCCCTTCTTTAGGGAGGGTCAGGGTTTTACCCAGCGACAAACCCAGCGCCAGGTTAAGCACCATATCAAAACCCAGTACACGCACAATGGCATCGTGGATGGATTTGATTTTCCCCGGTGCCGAGTAATAGGGAGACGCCGCCCAACTCACCACCTGGGCTGCCAGGCTTGGATCTGTCTCCACAATCTGGGCGAGATCGCTGATATCGGCATTGGGATTCACGCGCAATTTGATAATACGCTGGGCCGTATCAGACAGCGGCGGTAATTCCAGAGTCTCTTCCAGGCGCTGCTTTACCCGCAGTTGGGTGAAGTTGCGTACAGCGCCCAATATCTGTTCGCTATCGCTGCTGTTGCTGTCATCCTGCTCCAATGGCAGTAACGGCACGGCAATATCGCAGATCTGGGCGTCTTCGAGGATATTCCTGAAATCATCCCGGCTAAAGCGCAGCAATTGGGCCTCATCACCACAATCGACCCAGAGCTCGTTGCGCTCGACCAAACTGCGGTCGACCAACGTCAGCAGGCCGGCCACCTTGGGCAGGGCCGGTACGGAATGAACATTGTGGGACACACAAAACTTGTGCACTTCCTCGGGGCTGGCAGCGTGAAGGTCGCGCCCCAGCTGGCGATTTACCGCTTTAAGGTCGAGCAAACTATCAGCGGAATGGATCACCTGCACCCGACCATTGGTGTCCTGCAAAATTACGGATTTGGCTGCACTCATATTTCGCAAGTGTTGGTCATGCCAATGGGAGCGCTCGTTCTCATCCACAGGTATGGCAGATACTTGATAGTGCGCATTCTGCTTACTGAGCAAAGATTGAACACTGGTAGGAACTGGCACGGCCTACTCCTTCTCTGGTTTTGGGTCTGGTTGATTGTTGGGATATGCGCCAACCACGAATAGCGCTTCCCTTTTAGCTCTTCTAGCTTAGTTCAAATTCAAAATTGCGCTGAGCCGCATAAGTAGCATTGTGCGAGCAAACCTGCAAAAACAGCAAATCTTTACTCTCTTTGGCGTCTCAAACCTGCAAATAACGTTGATTCTGGCCCAGCCAACGCTGGACGATCAATTGCGATACCTGAGGGTGCTCACTCATCAATAGTAAGGCGGCATTTTTGACATCGGGCAATAAATGGCTGTCGCGCTGCAAATCGGCAATTTTGAATTGCATGTCACCGGTCTGGCGAGTGCCCAGCACCTCACCCGGGCCGCGCAACAACAAATCCTGTTCAGCGATATAAAAACCATCGCTGCTCTCGCGCATCACCCGCAGGCGTTCACGGCTGTTATTGGACAGGGGCGAACCATACAATAATACGCAGTGGCTGGCCGCTGAACCCCGGCCCACACGCCCGCGCAGTTGGTGCAGCTGGGCAAGCCCCAGGCGCTCGGGGTTTTCAATAATCATCAAGCTGGCATTGGCGACATCTACCCCCACTTCGATAACCGTGGTGGCAACCAGCAAATCCAGTTCGCCCGCTTTGAAACCCGCCATCACCGATTCTTTCTCTGCCAGCTTCAAACGACCATGAACCAGGCCGATACGCAGCTGTGGCAGCGACTGGGCCAAACTGTCTGCCGTCGCCTGGGCCGCCTGGGCTTCAAGGGCCTCGGATTCCTCAATCAGGGTGCACACCCAATAGGCCTGACGCCCCTGCTCACAGGCGAGGCGCACTCGTTCAATCACTTCTTCGCGCCGGTTATCACTAATCACTACCGTAGTAACGGGAGTACGACCCGGCGGCAGCTCATCGATTACCGAACAATCCAGGTCGGCGTAAGCACTCATTGCCAGGGTACGGGGAATAGGTGTTGCCGTCATGATCAATTGATGCGGGCGCACAACACCGGCAAGCGCTCCATCAACCTGGCCTTTTTCCGATAGGGACAGGCGCTGGTGGACACCAAACCGGTGCTGTTCATCGATAATAACCAAACCCAGATCAGCAAAGGCGACGGCATCCTGGAACAAGGCATGGGTACCCACCACCACCTGTGCAGTCCCTGCCGCAATCATTTCCAATTGATAACGGCGCTCGCCTGACTTGAGTCGGCCGGTTAGCCATCCCACCTGAATCCCCAGCGGTTCCAACCATTTGCCAAAATTGAGGCGGTGCTGCTCGGCAAGGATTTCTGTCGGTGCCATCACTGCAGCCTGTTTACCACTGGCAACAGCCGCCAGGGCGGCCAGGGCGGCCACTACCGTTTTTCCCGACCCGACATCGCCTTGCACCAGGCGCAACATGGGCAGGGGTTTGGCCAGGTCTTCTGCAATCTCGGCAACCACCCGCTGCTGGGCCCGGGTTAGCTGAAAACCCAGTTGCTTGAGAAACCCATGCTCCAGTGCCGGTGTCAGTCGCAAACGAGGCGCCCCATCAGCCTGGGTCTCGCGGCGTAACAACAGCAAGCTCAGGTGATGAGCCAGCAACTCTTCAAATGCCAGTCGCTGTTGGTAGGGATGCTCCCCCTCTAATAGCTGCTGCACATTCGCACCCACAGGCGGCTGGTGCAAATAGCGCAGGGCATCAGCCAGGGTACATTGATTGAGACGGCGACGTACTGTTTCCGGTAAAAGTTCGCGCAAGGGGTGCTTGTCGAGCCAGGTTAATGCCTGTTGTGCCAGGCTGCGCAAGCGCGGCTGGGTAAGTCCTTCCGTTGCCGGATAGATAGGCGTTAAGGTCTGTTCCAACGGCAGGGGCGATGCCCCGGCCAGGAAATCGTACTCCGGGTGGTACATCTCTAACCCTGCCGCTCCCCGGCGGGTCTCACCAAAAACACGCAGTCGGGCACCTGCCACAAGGCGCTGCTTCTGGGCATTATTGAAATGGTAAAAGCGCAGGGTGAGGGTCCCGGTGCCATCCTGTACCCGGCAAACCAGGCTGCGGCGTTTGCCCAAGACTATGTCACAGGCTCGCACCTCTGCCTCTATGACCGCATTCAAGTTGGGCTGCAGTGCACCTATCGGGGTGATGCGCGTGCGATCCAGGTAGCGCAACGGTAAATGCAGCAGGAGATCTTGCAAACTGAAAAGCCCTATTTTCGCCAGCTTTTCCGCCAGGGTAGCGCCAACACCCTTGAGGGCGTTGACAGGAATCTGGTCCAGGGTTTGAGTCATAGGCCCCGCATTCATTGCTAGGCCTGGGGCTGGTTCCGGCACATCTGAATCGCTTTGCGCAAGGCATCAATGGCTTTATGGCGCGGGAAACTGGCGCGCCAGGCTAATGCCACCGTGCGACTGGGTGATGGTTCGGTAAAGGGGCGGGTCACTAACAGGTCAGAGCTGTAAAGTGAACTCTCCGCCGCCGATAAGGGGAGAATCGTAATCCCCAGGCCAGAAGCCACCATGTGGCGCAACGTTTCGAGGGAGCTGCCTTCCGCCGCTGTGCGTACGTTATTGGAGGCCTCCTCACCGTGGTGTTGCAAATTGGGACAAGTGGTTAACACCTGGTCACGGAAGCAATGCCCCTCACCCAATAACAGCAGCTGCTCAGTATTAAGGTCGTTGGGTTCTACAGCGTCTTTTTCTGCCAGCGGATGGTTTTTAGGAAGCAAAACCACAAAAGGCTCATCGTAAAGCGCCTGGGTAACAACATCCGGCTCCACAAACGGCAGCGCCACAATGATCACATCCAGCTCACCATTGCGTAGCTTTTTACGCAAATTGTGGGTATACCCCTCTTCTACATACAGAGGCATTTTGTTCGCCAGCTGTTGCAAATGGGGAATAAACTGCGGCAGCAGATAGGGGCCAATTGTAAAAATAGCCCCCACCGACAAGGGACTGGAAAGTTGGTCTTTGCCGGCGTCAGCCAGGTCTTTGATCGCAGCGGTTTGCTCCAGTACCAGGTTGGCCTGGGCGACAATCTGCTCACCCAGTGGCGTAGGCTGAACACGGGATTTGGTACGCTCGAACAGCGCCACGCCTAATTCATCCTCCAACTTTTTTACCGCAATACTCAGGGTGGGCTGGCTGACATAACAGCGGTCGGCAGCACGGCCAAAATGCTGCTCTTGGGCCAGAGTGACTATGTAGCGCAATTCGGTCAGTGTCATGATATCCCCCGCTCTCCGGTTCCAACTTGAATAGTCTAAAACTATCAGATTAAAGACATTTATCAAATGGCAATTACACAAAATGATCCACAAAAACTGCTTATTCTCGGTTGTGGTGACATAGGTCAACGCCTGGCACAACAACTGGCGCCGCGAGGCTATCGCATCGTTGGTGTGCGCCGCTCACCCCAAGCTGATTTACCCCACCTCCAGTATCAGATTGCGGATGTCACCCGCGCTGGCGCTATAGATCACATCCTGGCGCAACACCCGGACGTGATTGTGATTAGCATGACCCCGGACGAGCGCAGTGATGCGGGCTATGCCCTGGCCTATGTCCACACCTGCCGGCAATTGCTGGTCGCGCTTGAACGCACCCGGCAACAACCCCGACTACTGGTGTTTGTTTCCAGCACCGGGGTTTACACCCAGCAGGATGGCAGTTGGGTCGATGAAAGTTCCCCCACGGAACCAACCCATTTCAGTGGTCGACGATTGCTGGAGGCAGAGCAACTCATCAGCCAAAGCGGCTTCCCCCACTGTATTGTCCGTCCCAGTGGTATTTATGGTCCAGGCAGGTATCGCTTAATAGAACAGGTTCGCCAGCAACAGGCGAGCCCCAGCCAGCACTTTACCAATCGCATCCATGCCGAGGATGTTGCCGGGGCTATATCTCACCTGGTTGAGTATTCACGTCATCACCCGATAGCAACACTTTACCTGGCCAGCGATATGGCACCAGCTCCCATGGCAGATGTTGTTCACTGGCTTGCCGGGCAAATGGAAATCCGCGATCCGTTTTCTGTAAATACCAGCCATGAGCGGAGCAACAAACGCATTAACAATCAACGCCTGTTGAACTCGGGTTTTAAATTCCGCTATCCTGACTATCGTCAAGGTTACGCGGAACTGCTGCACAACCTCGGCTTTTGAAATTATTCGCCTAAAAATCGGCAAAAAAATCGGTCACTCACGGCACTGCTCGCAGTGCCGTTTTTATTTGAGTCCAATAAAAAACCCGGCATTACGCCGGGTTTTGTCGCTTAAAACAGCAATTAGTTTTTCAGGGTCTCTGAATACTTAACGCTCACTTCACCTACAACGCGACGGTTCTGCGCACGGCCTTCGGCTGTGGCGTTGTTAGCAATAGGACGCTCCAGGCCATAACCAACTGCAGTTACGCGATCAGCAGCAATGCCAAACTTCTCAACCAAAGCAGCTTTAACCGCATCAGCACGTTGTTGTGACAGGCGCTTGTTGAATGCAGCAGAACCTTGGCTGTCAGTGTGACCCTCAACAGTAACTACGGTGTTTTCATATTGGGTCAAGGCATCAGCCAGCTTTTTCACTTGTGGCAAGTACTGGGGCTTCACCTCTGACTTGGCAGTGTCGAACAGGATTTCCAGATTGATAACCAGGGTTTTTTCCAGCACAACCGGGCAGCCATCAGCGTCTACTTTCAAACCGCTAACAGTGTTGGGACACTTGTCTTTGGAGTCCAGTACCCCGTCACCATCACTGTCTTTATCTTCCACAACGGGAGCTGGTGCAGGTGCAGCAGCAACCACCGGGGCAGATTTTTTGCCGAACAGGTAGGTCAAGCCAAGGTTGACAGCGAGATCAGTATACTCATTGTCCAGGCTGTTAAAGGCGCGCACATCGGTACGGAACTGCCAGTTGCCACCAAGGCTACGCTTTACACCGGCACCCAGGTTCACCAGGGTTTCACGCGCAGAGCCACCACCAGCAACATTCAGCTCGCGCTTGAGGTCACCGACACCCAGAGCCAGGTAAGGTTTCCACTGGCTTTCAGTGATGATGTTGTAAATACCATCCAGGCGATATTGGGTACCGTCCAGGTCGAAACCACCATTTTGGGTTTCAGTGTCGTAGCGGCTCCATACGGCTTCCAGCGTCCAGTTTTCATTGACGGGGAAACCAAAACTTACACCCCAGGTGTCTGCATCTTCCAGCGGATCGTCGAAGAAAATACGACCGCCTTGTACAGTGATTTCACCGGTGTGATCCTGTGCACTCACGCCAGTTGATACCACAGCGGCGATAAATGCGGAAAGGGTTAACATTTTTACTTTGCTACTGGCCATTTCGTTCTCCGTTGAAATTAGCTTGGTCCATTAACCACCTGTGCAAGTAACAAAATTCAACGACTGCAGCAGATATTTAATTGACCTGTGTGTTGTTAAGATCAGGTTTATCTTGAAATCCATTTCATCATTATTGGTAAAAAAGCACCTTAGCAAACTAGTTGATCTTTTGAAACAACAGATCCCACACTCCATGCCCTAATCGCTCGCCCCGTTTTTCAAACTTGGTAACAGGGCGATAATCAG from Cellvibrio japonicus Ueda107 includes:
- a CDS encoding HDOD domain-containing protein produces the protein MPVPTSVQSLLSKQNAHYQVSAIPVDENERSHWHDQHLRNMSAAKSVILQDTNGRVQVIHSADSLLDLKAVNRQLGRDLHAASPEEVHKFCVSHNVHSVPALPKVAGLLTLVDRSLVERNELWVDCGDEAQLLRFSRDDFRNILEDAQICDIAVPLLPLEQDDSNSSDSEQILGAVRNFTQLRVKQRLEETLELPPLSDTAQRIIKLRVNPNADISDLAQIVETDPSLAAQVVSWAASPYYSAPGKIKSIHDAIVRVLGFDMVLNLALGLSLGKTLTLPKEGPHGVMPYWQQAVYMAATIEGLVTAIPRDHRPSFGMAYLCGLLHNFGYLILSEVFPPYYHSYCQFADANPHVGHNAIERHLLGITREQLASALMSLWSMPEEVVVGLRYQNNPHYQGEHSQYAKLIFVAQRLLRYHGIGRGPKLPVPQQVYDDLHLDPEKANNTVANIIESSEDLKHIACELTPHGH
- a CDS encoding SDR family oxidoreductase; the encoded protein is MAITQNDPQKLLILGCGDIGQRLAQQLAPRGYRIVGVRRSPQADLPHLQYQIADVTRAGAIDHILAQHPDVIVISMTPDERSDAGYALAYVHTCRQLLVALERTRQQPRLLVFVSSTGVYTQQDGSWVDESSPTEPTHFSGRRLLEAEQLISQSGFPHCIVRPSGIYGPGRYRLIEQVRQQQASPSQHFTNRIHAEDVAGAISHLVEYSRHHPIATLYLASDMAPAPMADVVHWLAGQMEIRDPFSVNTSHERSNKRINNQRLLNSGFKFRYPDYRQGYAELLHNLGF
- a CDS encoding hydrogen peroxide-inducible genes activator → MTLTELRYIVTLAQEQHFGRAADRCYVSQPTLSIAVKKLEDELGVALFERTKSRVQPTPLGEQIVAQANLVLEQTAAIKDLADAGKDQLSSPLSVGAIFTIGPYLLPQFIPHLQQLANKMPLYVEEGYTHNLRKKLRNGELDVIIVALPFVEPDVVTQALYDEPFVVLLPKNHPLAEKDAVEPNDLNTEQLLLLGEGHCFRDQVLTTCPNLQHHGEEASNNVRTAAEGSSLETLRHMVASGLGITILPLSAAESSLYSSDLLVTRPFTEPSPSRTVALAWRASFPRHKAIDALRKAIQMCRNQPQA
- a CDS encoding OmpA family protein, with protein sequence MASSKVKMLTLSAFIAAVVSTGVSAQDHTGEITVQGGRIFFDDPLEDADTWGVSFGFPVNENWTLEAVWSRYDTETQNGGFDLDGTQYRLDGIYNIITESQWKPYLALGVGDLKRELNVAGGGSARETLVNLGAGVKRSLGGNWQFRTDVRAFNSLDNEYTDLAVNLGLTYLFGKKSAPVVAAAPAPAPVVEDKDSDGDGVLDSKDKCPNTVSGLKVDADGCPVVLEKTLVINLEILFDTAKSEVKPQYLPQVKKLADALTQYENTVVTVEGHTDSQGSAAFNKRLSQQRADAVKAALVEKFGIAADRVTAVGYGLERPIANNATAEGRAQNRRVVGEVSVKYSETLKN
- the recG gene encoding ATP-dependent DNA helicase RecG — encoded protein: MTQTLDQIPVNALKGVGATLAEKLAKIGLFSLQDLLLHLPLRYLDRTRITPIGALQPNLNAVIEAEVRACDIVLGKRRSLVCRVQDGTGTLTLRFYHFNNAQKQRLVAGARLRVFGETRRGAAGLEMYHPEYDFLAGASPLPLEQTLTPIYPATEGLTQPRLRSLAQQALTWLDKHPLRELLPETVRRRLNQCTLADALRYLHQPPVGANVQQLLEGEHPYQQRLAFEELLAHHLSLLLLRRETQADGAPRLRLTPALEHGFLKQLGFQLTRAQQRVVAEIAEDLAKPLPMLRLVQGDVGSGKTVVAALAALAAVASGKQAAVMAPTEILAEQHRLNFGKWLEPLGIQVGWLTGRLKSGERRYQLEMIAAGTAQVVVGTHALFQDAVAFADLGLVIIDEQHRFGVHQRLSLSEKGQVDGALAGVVRPHQLIMTATPIPRTLAMSAYADLDCSVIDELPPGRTPVTTVVISDNRREEVIERVRLACEQGRQAYWVCTLIEESEALEAQAAQATADSLAQSLPQLRIGLVHGRLKLAEKESVMAGFKAGELDLLVATTVIEVGVDVANASLMIIENPERLGLAQLHQLRGRVGRGSAASHCVLLYGSPLSNNSRERLRVMRESSDGFYIAEQDLLLRGPGEVLGTRQTGDMQFKIADLQRDSHLLPDVKNAALLLMSEHPQVSQLIVQRWLGQNQRYLQV